A region from the Mycolicibacterium phlei genome encodes:
- a CDS encoding 4a-hydroxytetrahydrobiopterin dehydratase, producing the protein MAVLPDDQVDAALADLPGWERADGVIRRSITFPAFLDGIDAVRRVAEHAEAKDHHPDIDIRWRTVTFALVTHSEGGITDKDIALARDINAIVGR; encoded by the coding sequence ATGGCTGTGTTACCGGACGACCAAGTGGACGCCGCGCTGGCCGATCTGCCCGGTTGGGAGCGCGCCGACGGTGTCATCCGCCGCTCGATCACGTTTCCCGCCTTTCTCGACGGCATCGACGCGGTTCGCCGCGTCGCCGAGCACGCCGAGGCCAAGGATCACCACCCGGATATCGACATCCGCTGGCGCACGGTGACTTTCGCGTTGGTCACGCACTCGGAGGGCGGCATCACCGACAAGGACATCGCGCTGGCGCGCGACATCAACGCGATCGTCGGCCGCTAG
- a CDS encoding mannosyltransferase → MDTSTAAQPSASRLAARLAAAAPLVLVASIVARLAWTYLVPNGANFVDLHVYVGGAGEIDGPGALYDYVYADQTPDFPLPFTYPPFAAVVFYPLHLIPFGLLAFLWQLGIIAALYGVVRISQRLLGGGDRRIAMVWTAVGIWTEPLRSTFDYGQINVLLVLAVLYAVYSTRWWLSGLLVGLAAGIKLTPAVSGLYFAGARRWATVVFSAVVFFATVGISALVVGGQTHRYFFELLGDADRVGPVGTSFNQSWRGGISRILGHDAGYGPAVLAGIAVTAVLALLAWRAVGGAADRLGAIVVVQLFGLLLSPISWTHHWVWLVPLMIWLLHGPLRARPGARVLGWGWLALTAVGVPWLLSFAQPSIWEIARPWYLAWAGLVYIVATLATLAWIAASGRRSR, encoded by the coding sequence ATCGACACCTCGACCGCAGCCCAACCGTCAGCGTCGCGTTTGGCCGCCCGTCTGGCCGCCGCGGCGCCATTGGTGTTGGTGGCCAGCATCGTGGCGCGGCTGGCATGGACGTACCTGGTGCCCAACGGTGCGAACTTCGTCGACCTGCACGTCTACGTCGGCGGGGCCGGCGAGATCGACGGCCCCGGCGCCCTCTACGACTACGTCTACGCCGACCAGACGCCGGACTTCCCGCTGCCGTTCACCTATCCGCCGTTCGCGGCCGTGGTGTTCTATCCGCTGCACCTGATCCCGTTCGGGCTGCTGGCGTTCCTGTGGCAGCTCGGGATCATCGCCGCGCTCTACGGCGTGGTGCGGATCAGCCAGCGGCTGCTCGGCGGCGGCGACCGCCGTATCGCGATGGTCTGGACGGCCGTCGGCATCTGGACCGAGCCGCTGCGCAGCACCTTCGACTACGGCCAGATCAACGTGCTGCTGGTGCTGGCCGTGCTCTACGCCGTCTACAGCACGAGGTGGTGGCTGTCCGGGCTGCTGGTCGGCCTGGCCGCGGGCATCAAGCTCACCCCGGCGGTGTCCGGGCTGTACTTCGCGGGTGCCCGCCGGTGGGCGACCGTCGTCTTCTCCGCGGTGGTCTTCTTTGCCACCGTTGGGATTTCGGCGCTGGTGGTCGGCGGCCAGACGCACCGCTACTTCTTCGAACTGCTCGGCGACGCCGACCGCGTCGGTCCCGTCGGCACGTCGTTCAACCAGTCCTGGCGCGGCGGGATCTCGCGCATCCTCGGCCACGACGCCGGCTACGGCCCGGCGGTGCTGGCCGGTATCGCGGTGACGGCCGTGCTGGCGCTGCTGGCCTGGCGTGCGGTCGGCGGGGCCGCCGACCGGCTCGGCGCGATCGTCGTCGTGCAGCTGTTCGGGCTGCTGCTGTCCCCGATCTCGTGGACGCATCACTGGGTGTGGCTGGTCCCGCTGATGATCTGGCTGCTGCACGGCCCGCTGCGGGCGCGGCCGGGCGCGCGGGTGCTGGGCTGGGGCTGGCTGGCGCTGACGGCGGTCGGGGTGCCCTGGCTGCTGAGCTTCGCCCAGCCGTCGATCTGGGAGATCGCCCGGCCCTGGTACCTGGCGTGGGCTGGGCTGGTCTACATCGTCGCGACGCTGGCGACGCTGGCGTGGATCGCCGCTAGCGGCCGACGATCGCGTTGA
- a CDS encoding Rv1157c family protein, producing the protein MSPRKMFATVAVSVGSSATLLFGGVAGVAAAQPSPAAPIDALQAPGLAAIESIGPAIQQAAADPTNAASTLMAAAAVFAGDAIAPPASREVATAVNQFVAHTPAPGAIPGTEAHLPAGINPAHAVGPVEELPEAALPAPEPAPAPADAPAPGPEAVPVAAAAPGPDAAFGPDAPVKQDFLYPSISNGCLKDGGNVLATAISVAGPAKIPAPGPGPGQVAYVFTAVGTPGPAAEQKLPLNVTWVNLTTGKSGTATLKPHPDINPDGPTTLTAIVDTGPGSVLSTIFGQVTTTEMQCQFMPTIGSTVVP; encoded by the coding sequence ATGTCACCTCGCAAGATGTTCGCGACGGTCGCCGTCTCGGTCGGCTCGTCGGCCACGCTGCTGTTCGGCGGCGTGGCCGGCGTGGCCGCCGCGCAACCCTCCCCGGCTGCGCCGATCGACGCGCTGCAGGCGCCCGGCCTCGCCGCGATCGAGAGCATCGGCCCCGCGATCCAGCAGGCCGCGGCGGATCCGACCAACGCCGCGTCGACGCTGATGGCCGCGGCCGCGGTGTTCGCCGGCGACGCGATCGCACCGCCCGCCTCCCGGGAGGTCGCCACGGCGGTGAACCAGTTCGTCGCCCACACCCCCGCCCCCGGCGCCATTCCGGGCACCGAGGCGCACCTGCCCGCGGGCATCAACCCGGCGCACGCCGTCGGGCCGGTCGAGGAGCTGCCGGAGGCGGCGCTGCCGGCTCCCGAGCCCGCCCCGGCGCCCGCAGACGCGCCGGCGCCCGGACCCGAGGCGGTGCCGGTGGCGGCGGCCGCACCCGGCCCCGACGCGGCGTTCGGCCCGGACGCCCCGGTCAAGCAGGACTTCCTGTATCCGTCGATCAGCAACGGCTGCCTCAAGGACGGCGGCAACGTGCTGGCGACGGCGATCTCGGTGGCGGGTCCGGCGAAGATCCCCGCACCCGGCCCCGGCCCGGGTCAGGTGGCCTACGTGTTCACCGCGGTCGGCACCCCCGGCCCGGCGGCCGAGCAGAAGCTGCCGCTCAACGTCACCTGGGTGAACCTGACCACCGGCAAGTCGGGCACCGCGACGCTCAAGCCGCACCCGGACATCAACCCCGACGGCCCGACGACGCTGACCGCGATCGTCGACACCGGCCCGGGCAGCGTCCTGTCGACGATCTTCGGGCAGGTCACAACCACCGAGATGCAGTGTCAGTTCATGCCGACCATCGGATCGACGGTCGTTCCGTAA
- a CDS encoding nitroreductase family protein, whose translation MELSTVMRTTAAVREYTGDPLPDDVLERILDNARFAPSGGNRQGNRVIVVRDPATREELIRCGIPAVKRYIAQIHNGENPWNPLQPCGVDEQTIEAVQVPDTSPLRSADVVLVVCVDLRMLAAMDQHLDRIALVAGASIYPFVWNILLAARDEGYGGVITTAAAAEEPRVKELLGIPEHYAVAALVPLGKPVRQLTRLTRKPVREIATRERFDGEPFEVDVR comes from the coding sequence ATGGAGCTCTCCACGGTCATGCGGACGACCGCCGCGGTCCGCGAGTACACCGGCGACCCCCTGCCCGACGACGTCCTCGAGCGCATCCTCGACAACGCCCGCTTCGCACCCAGCGGCGGCAACCGGCAGGGCAACCGGGTGATCGTGGTGCGCGATCCGGCGACCCGCGAGGAGCTGATCCGATGCGGCATTCCCGCCGTCAAGCGCTACATCGCGCAGATCCACAACGGCGAGAATCCGTGGAACCCGCTGCAGCCGTGTGGAGTTGACGAACAGACCATCGAGGCGGTGCAGGTACCGGACACCTCCCCGCTGCGCTCCGCCGACGTCGTCCTGGTCGTGTGCGTCGACCTGAGGATGCTGGCGGCGATGGATCAGCACCTGGACCGCATCGCCCTGGTCGCCGGTGCGTCGATCTACCCGTTCGTCTGGAACATCCTGCTGGCCGCCCGCGATGAGGGCTACGGCGGTGTCATCACCACCGCCGCGGCGGCCGAGGAGCCGCGCGTCAAGGAACTGCTCGGCATCCCCGAGCACTACGCCGTGGCGGCGCTGGTGCCGCTGGGCAAGCCGGTGCGCCAGCTGACCAGGCTGACCCGCAAACCGGTCCGGGAGATCGCCACCCGGGAGCGCTTCGACGGCGAACCGTTCGAGGTCGACGTCCGGTAA
- a CDS encoding recombinase family protein has product MTCTLGYATATAVEQDLDGQLAALGAAGVDPRRVFTDRLAESADRARAGLHAMLSYARSGDTVIVVALDRLGRTGTEVTRTVTELTDRGIRLRTLREGLDTATATGRMVADILAKLARLDAQPAHRARRDG; this is encoded by the coding sequence GTGACCTGCACGCTGGGCTACGCCACAGCGACCGCCGTCGAACAGGACCTCGACGGTCAGCTCGCGGCGCTCGGCGCCGCCGGCGTGGACCCGCGGCGGGTGTTCACCGACCGGCTCGCCGAATCCGCTGACCGGGCGCGGGCGGGACTGCACGCGATGCTCAGCTACGCCCGCTCCGGCGACACCGTCATCGTCGTCGCGCTGGACCGGCTCGGCCGCACCGGAACCGAGGTGACCCGCACCGTCACCGAACTCACCGACCGCGGCATCCGGCTGCGCACCCTGCGCGAGGGCCTCGACACCGCGACGGCGACCGGGCGGATGGTGGCCGACATCCTCGCGAAGCTGGCCCGCCTCGACGCCCAGCCGGCGCACCGGGCGCGGCGCGACGGTTAG
- a CDS encoding HhH-GPD-type base excision DNA repair protein — protein sequence MAKLQLVQDPAADALLEANPFALLTGMLLDQQYPMEHAFAGPKKIADRLGGFDVHEIADYDPEKFAELCSKTPAIHRFPGSMAKRIQALAQLIVDRYDSDASGLWTAGDPDGAEVLRRLKALPGFGEQKAKIFLALLGKQYGVTPAGWRKAAGDYGKAGTYMSVADVVDPGSLEKVRSYKKQAKAAAKAAKA from the coding sequence GTGGCGAAACTGCAGCTAGTCCAAGATCCCGCAGCCGATGCTCTCCTGGAGGCCAACCCGTTCGCGCTGTTGACCGGGATGCTGCTGGACCAGCAGTACCCGATGGAGCACGCGTTCGCGGGTCCGAAGAAGATCGCCGACCGCCTCGGCGGGTTCGACGTGCACGAGATCGCCGACTACGACCCGGAGAAGTTCGCCGAGCTGTGCTCGAAAACCCCTGCCATTCACCGGTTTCCCGGGTCGATGGCCAAGCGGATCCAGGCGCTGGCGCAGTTGATCGTGGACCGCTACGACAGTGACGCCTCCGGGCTGTGGACCGCCGGTGACCCCGACGGCGCCGAGGTGCTGCGCCGGCTCAAGGCGCTGCCCGGATTCGGGGAGCAGAAGGCCAAGATCTTTCTGGCACTGCTGGGCAAGCAGTACGGCGTGACCCCGGCGGGGTGGCGAAAGGCCGCAGGGGATTACGGCAAGGCGGGCACCTACATGTCGGTGGCCGACGTCGTCGACCCCGGCTCACTGGAGAAGGTGCGGTCGTACAAGAAGCAGGCCAAGGCGGCCGCGAAGGCCGCCAAGGCCTGA
- a CDS encoding sensor histidine kinase: MSGELALVLAAVLLLAAVAAAVVVVRTRRVVATPTERAVHAALHTASQAARALRRGLNTDSAQTAAPFLRGLTGTEGISMFDGDGKLLARDPLTAEIWPDDVADACDRAAAESISGQRRVLTHARASAVVAQPLITEGGEVVGVLVVVTTRSPAPGLLGAVGEVARYAANQIELAELDASRARLDRAEVLALRAQISPHFIYNALNTIASFVRTDPDRARDLILEFADFTRYSFRAAGQYTTLSDELRNIDRYLTLERARFGDALKVRLQVAPEVLNVVLPFLALQPLVENAVRHGLAGRGGGEIEIIARDEGSDCVITVEDNGVGMDPEALRAGPGDALAERSADGDGHSAHVGLTNVDHRLRAAFGNDYGLVVETAIGAGTRVIMRVPKFRSGVRASGGAYG; the protein is encoded by the coding sequence ATGTCCGGTGAGCTCGCGCTGGTGTTGGCGGCGGTTCTGCTGCTTGCCGCGGTGGCGGCCGCGGTCGTCGTGGTGCGGACCCGCCGGGTGGTGGCCACCCCGACCGAACGCGCGGTGCACGCCGCCCTGCACACCGCGTCGCAGGCCGCCCGGGCGCTGCGGCGCGGCCTGAACACCGACTCCGCCCAGACCGCCGCGCCGTTCCTGCGCGGGCTCACCGGCACCGAGGGCATCTCGATGTTCGACGGCGACGGCAAGCTGTTGGCCCGCGATCCGCTCACCGCCGAGATCTGGCCCGACGACGTCGCCGACGCCTGCGACCGGGCCGCCGCCGAGTCGATCTCCGGGCAGCGCCGGGTGCTCACGCACGCCCGCGCGTCGGCCGTCGTCGCGCAGCCGTTGATCACCGAGGGCGGCGAGGTCGTCGGCGTGCTCGTCGTCGTAACCACCCGCTCCCCCGCCCCCGGGCTGCTCGGCGCCGTCGGCGAGGTGGCCCGCTACGCCGCCAACCAGATCGAGCTGGCCGAGCTCGACGCGTCCCGCGCCCGGCTGGACCGCGCCGAGGTGCTCGCGCTGCGCGCCCAGATCAGCCCGCACTTCATCTACAACGCGCTCAACACGATCGCGTCGTTCGTGCGCACCGACCCGGACCGGGCGCGCGACCTGATCCTGGAGTTCGCCGACTTCACCCGCTACTCGTTCCGCGCCGCCGGCCAGTACACGACGCTGTCCGACGAGCTGCGCAACATCGACCGCTACCTCACCCTGGAGCGCGCCCGGTTCGGCGACGCGCTGAAGGTGCGGTTGCAGGTCGCCCCCGAGGTGCTCAACGTCGTGCTGCCGTTTCTGGCGCTGCAACCGTTGGTGGAGAACGCCGTCCGGCACGGGCTGGCCGGCCGCGGCGGCGGGGAGATCGAGATCATCGCCCGCGACGAGGGATCGGACTGCGTGATCACCGTCGAGGACAACGGCGTCGGCATGGATCCGGAGGCGCTGCGCGCCGGTCCGGGTGACGCGCTGGCGGAGCGCTCCGCCGACGGCGACGGGCATTCCGCGCATGTCGGGTTGACGAATGTCGACCATCGGCTGCGCGCGGCGTTCGGCAACGATTACGGTCTTGTGGTCGAGACAGCGATCGGCGCGGGAACGCGGGTGATCATGCGGGTGCCCAAGTTCCGGTCGGGTGTACGGGCCAGCGGAGGAGCGTACGGGTGA
- a CDS encoding LytR/AlgR family response regulator transcription factor: MSGLTVLAVDDEAPALDELAYLLEQHGDIGDVLRCGDATSALRELNRKHFDAIFLDINMPGLSGIELAEVLTNFNQRPAVVFVTAHDDKAVAAFDVGAIDYLLKPIRRERLDEAVRRVLAARSTTTSGGGEPAPAATGDDVIPAELGGVTHLVPRDTISWVEAEGDYARLHSASGAHLVRIPLSTLETRWRDKGFQRVHRSYLVALKMVTGLRTADGAMLVRLRANGASPAVELPVSRRQARELRDRVVRDPMRNLRPDD; encoded by the coding sequence GTGAGCGGGTTGACGGTGCTTGCAGTCGACGACGAGGCACCCGCCCTCGACGAGCTTGCGTACCTCCTCGAGCAACACGGCGACATCGGCGACGTGCTGCGCTGCGGCGACGCCACCTCGGCGCTGCGCGAACTCAACCGCAAGCACTTCGACGCGATCTTCCTCGACATCAACATGCCCGGCCTGTCCGGCATCGAGCTGGCCGAGGTGCTGACCAACTTCAACCAACGGCCCGCCGTGGTGTTCGTGACCGCCCACGACGACAAGGCCGTCGCCGCGTTCGACGTCGGCGCGATCGACTACCTGCTCAAGCCGATCCGCCGGGAGCGGCTCGACGAGGCGGTGCGACGGGTGCTGGCCGCCCGCAGCACCACCACCAGTGGCGGCGGCGAACCCGCACCCGCGGCCACCGGCGACGACGTCATCCCCGCCGAGCTCGGCGGCGTCACCCACCTGGTGCCCCGCGACACCATCAGCTGGGTGGAGGCCGAGGGCGACTACGCCCGGCTGCATTCGGCCTCCGGCGCGCATCTGGTGCGGATTCCGTTGAGCACCCTGGAAACCCGCTGGCGCGACAAGGGGTTCCAGCGGGTGCACCGCTCGTATCTGGTGGCGCTGAAGATGGTCACCGGGCTGCGCACCGCCGACGGGGCCATGCTGGTGCGGCTGCGCGCCAACGGCGCCTCCCCCGCCGTCGAACTGCCCGTGAGCCGCCGCCAGGCCCGCGAGCTGCGCGACCGGGTGGTGCGCGATCCGATGCGCAACCTGAGGCCCGATGACTGA
- a CDS encoding cation acetate symporter, which produces MTGSPLTAVALLAAAVATVVIGFYGVRLSRTTSDFLVASRTVGPRWNAAAISGEYLSAASFLGVAGLIAKYGADALWYPVGFTAGYLGLLLFVAAPLRRSGAYTVPDFAEFRLGSARLRKVAMVVVVFICVFYLVPQYQGAGLALKTLLGVPVWLGPLVVGGIVMANVVAGGMRSITFVQTFQYWLKLTAVAIPALALLMLFFTGSGGSLGGPLPPTVTEPTTVAVETDVVVQVPQPRGITVTGTLDGRTVERHPLSAAGEHTIGAGSTLHLAAGSATPVVAGAPSAGTDWIASGGGLGGPHPAYQVLSIIVATFLGTMGLPHVLVRFYTNPDGRAARRTALAVIMLLSLFYLFPTLLGAFARLYVPQLLITGNADAAVLLAPSSAIGGAVGQLLGALVAAGAIAAFLATSSGLLVSIAGALSTDVLRGRVRDFRIAAVVGGLIPIPLSLATTGSVELSRSVGLAFAVAASTLCPLLVLGIWWRGLTVIGAGCGLAVGGLASGTAVTLAVTGVIDENSLGGWPAVMIGYPAAVTVPVAFATMILASLATRRSAPAGVAQIFARMHVPERLGMGVERLPH; this is translated from the coding sequence ATGACCGGATCCCCGTTGACGGCAGTCGCGCTGCTCGCGGCCGCGGTGGCCACCGTCGTGATCGGCTTCTACGGGGTGCGCCTGTCGCGGACCACCTCCGACTTCCTGGTGGCCTCCCGCACCGTCGGTCCGCGTTGGAACGCCGCGGCGATCTCCGGTGAATACCTCTCGGCCGCATCGTTTCTCGGGGTCGCCGGGCTGATCGCCAAATACGGCGCCGACGCGCTGTGGTACCCGGTCGGGTTCACCGCCGGCTATCTGGGACTGCTGCTGTTCGTCGCCGCACCGCTGCGCCGGTCCGGCGCCTACACCGTGCCCGACTTCGCCGAGTTCCGGCTCGGCTCCGCGCGGCTGCGCAAGGTCGCGATGGTCGTCGTGGTCTTCATTTGCGTGTTCTATCTGGTACCCCAGTACCAGGGTGCCGGGCTGGCCCTGAAAACCCTACTGGGCGTGCCGGTCTGGCTGGGCCCGCTGGTGGTCGGCGGCATCGTCATGGCCAACGTGGTGGCGGGTGGGATGCGCTCGATCACGTTCGTGCAGACGTTCCAGTACTGGCTGAAGCTGACCGCGGTGGCGATCCCGGCGCTGGCGCTGCTGATGCTGTTCTTCACCGGCAGCGGCGGCAGTCTGGGCGGACCGCTGCCGCCGACCGTCACAGAGCCCACCACCGTGGCCGTCGAGACCGACGTGGTGGTGCAGGTGCCGCAGCCGCGCGGGATCACGGTCACCGGCACCCTGGACGGCAGAACCGTTGAGCGCCATCCGCTCTCCGCGGCGGGCGAACACACGATCGGCGCGGGCTCAACGCTGCATCTGGCGGCGGGGTCGGCCACCCCGGTGGTTGCCGGCGCCCCCAGCGCTGGCACGGACTGGATCGCCTCCGGCGGCGGGCTGGGCGGTCCGCACCCGGCGTATCAGGTGCTGTCGATCATCGTCGCGACGTTCCTGGGCACCATGGGTCTGCCGCACGTGCTGGTGCGCTTCTACACCAACCCCGACGGGCGCGCGGCGCGCCGCACGGCGCTGGCAGTGATCATGCTGCTGTCGCTGTTCTATCTGTTCCCGACGCTGCTGGGCGCGTTCGCCCGGCTGTACGTGCCGCAGCTGTTGATCACCGGAAACGCCGACGCCGCCGTACTGCTGGCGCCGAGTTCGGCGATCGGCGGCGCGGTCGGCCAGCTGCTCGGCGCGCTGGTGGCCGCCGGGGCGATCGCCGCGTTCCTGGCGACCTCGTCGGGTCTGCTGGTCAGCATCGCCGGCGCGCTGTCCACCGACGTGCTGCGCGGCCGGGTCCGCGACTTCCGGATCGCCGCGGTGGTCGGCGGGCTGATCCCGATCCCGCTGTCGCTGGCCACGACGGGCAGCGTCGAGCTGTCCCGCAGCGTGGGGCTGGCGTTCGCGGTCGCGGCGTCCACGCTGTGCCCGCTGCTGGTGCTCGGCATCTGGTGGCGCGGGCTGACGGTGATCGGCGCCGGCTGCGGGCTGGCGGTCGGCGGGCTGGCGTCGGGGACCGCGGTGACTCTGGCGGTCACCGGCGTGATCGACGAGAACTCACTCGGCGGCTGGCCGGCGGTGATGATCGGCTACCCCGCCGCGGTCACGGTGCCGGTCGCGTTCGCCACGATGATCCTCGCCAGCCTGGCCACCCGCCGGTCCGCACCCGCGGGCGTCGCGCAGATCTTCGCGCGCATGCACGTGCCCGAGCGGCTCGGCATGGGCGTCGAGCGCCTCCCCCACTAA
- a CDS encoding DUF485 domain-containing protein, with the protein MPQLDVPPRSTPVSGEEFRRVQASPEFQDLRRRLRRFVFPMSALFLVWYTLYVVLGAFAHDFMAIQVWGNINVGLLIGIGQFVSTFIITGIYVRFANRELDPRAEAIRNELEGGAA; encoded by the coding sequence ATGCCCCAACTAGATGTTCCGCCCCGGAGCACTCCGGTCAGCGGCGAGGAGTTCCGCCGGGTGCAGGCCAGCCCCGAGTTTCAAGATCTGCGTCGTCGGCTGCGCCGCTTCGTCTTTCCGATGAGCGCGCTGTTTTTGGTCTGGTACACCCTCTACGTCGTGCTGGGCGCCTTCGCCCACGACTTCATGGCCATCCAGGTGTGGGGAAACATCAACGTCGGACTGCTGATCGGCATCGGCCAGTTCGTCTCGACGTTCATCATCACCGGCATCTACGTCCGGTTCGCCAACCGTGAGCTCGACCCGCGCGCCGAGGCGATCCGCAACGAGCTCGAGGGCGGTGCGGCATGA
- a CDS encoding solute symporter family protein, whose protein sequence is MTTTLFAQEATTVGNPVTNIAIFGVFVAVTLYIVIRASKKNATAAEFFTAGRAFTGPQNGIAIAGDYLSAASFLGIAGAIAVYGYDGFLYSIGFLVAWLVALLLVAELLRNAGKFTMADVLSFRLRQRPVRLAAATTTLAVCLFYLLAQMAGAGGLVALLLNVTSEVGQALVIAVVGVLMIVYVLIGGMKGTTWVQIVKAVLLIGGAAMMTVWVLGKFGANFSEILGVAQSAISGSASEAVATRDVLAPGAQYGGSLTSQVNFISLALALVLGTAGLPHVLMRFYTVPTAKEARRSVVWAIALIGAFYLFTLVLGYGAAALVGADAILAAPGGQNAAAPLLAFQLGGTVLLAIISAVAFATILAVVAGLTITAATSFAHDIYASVLKKDQVTESQQVRVSRITVVVLGVLSIGLGILANGQNIAFLVALAFAVAAAANLPTIIYSLYWPRFNTRGALWSMYGGLISTIVLIVFSPAVSGTATSMLPNADFAWFPLANPGIVSIPLAFVLGIVGTLTSPDRGDPDINAEFEVRSLTGVGAEKAVAH, encoded by the coding sequence ATGACCACGACACTGTTCGCGCAGGAGGCCACCACGGTCGGCAACCCGGTCACCAACATCGCGATCTTCGGGGTGTTCGTCGCGGTCACGCTCTACATCGTGATCCGGGCGAGCAAGAAGAACGCCACGGCCGCCGAGTTCTTCACGGCAGGCCGCGCGTTCACCGGTCCGCAGAACGGCATCGCGATCGCCGGCGACTACCTGTCGGCGGCCAGCTTCCTCGGCATCGCCGGGGCCATCGCGGTGTACGGCTACGACGGCTTCCTCTACTCGATCGGCTTCCTCGTCGCATGGCTGGTCGCCCTGCTGCTGGTCGCCGAACTGCTGCGTAACGCGGGCAAGTTCACGATGGCCGACGTGCTGAGCTTCCGGCTGCGGCAGCGCCCGGTCCGGTTGGCCGCCGCGACCACCACGCTCGCGGTGTGCCTGTTCTACCTGCTGGCCCAGATGGCCGGCGCGGGTGGCCTGGTGGCGCTGCTGCTCAACGTCACCAGCGAGGTCGGTCAGGCCCTGGTGATCGCGGTCGTCGGTGTGCTGATGATCGTCTACGTGCTGATCGGCGGCATGAAGGGCACCACCTGGGTGCAGATCGTCAAGGCCGTGCTGCTGATCGGCGGCGCCGCGATGATGACGGTGTGGGTGCTCGGCAAGTTCGGCGCCAACTTCTCCGAGATCCTCGGTGTCGCGCAGAGCGCGATCAGCGGTTCGGCCAGCGAGGCGGTAGCCACCCGCGACGTGCTGGCGCCGGGTGCGCAGTACGGCGGGTCGCTGACGTCGCAGGTCAACTTCATCTCGCTGGCGCTGGCGCTGGTGCTGGGCACCGCGGGCCTGCCGCACGTGCTGATGCGCTTCTACACCGTGCCGACCGCCAAGGAGGCGCGCCGCTCGGTGGTCTGGGCGATCGCGCTGATCGGCGCCTTCTACCTGTTCACGCTGGTGCTGGGCTACGGTGCGGCCGCGCTCGTCGGCGCCGACGCGATCCTGGCCGCCCCGGGTGGGCAGAACGCCGCGGCCCCGCTGCTGGCCTTCCAGCTCGGCGGCACGGTGCTGCTGGCGATCATCTCCGCGGTCGCGTTCGCGACGATCCTGGCGGTGGTGGCCGGCCTCACCATCACGGCGGCCACGTCGTTCGCCCACGACATCTACGCCAGCGTGCTCAAGAAGGACCAGGTGACCGAGAGCCAGCAGGTGCGGGTCTCCCGGATCACGGTGGTGGTGCTGGGCGTGCTGTCCATCGGCCTGGGCATCCTGGCCAACGGGCAGAACATCGCGTTCCTGGTTGCTCTGGCGTTCGCGGTGGCCGCCGCGGCGAACCTACCGACGATCATCTACTCGCTGTACTGGCCGCGGTTCAACACGCGCGGCGCGCTGTGGAGCATGTACGGCGGGTTGATCTCGACGATTGTGCTGATCGTGTTCTCGCCCGCGGTGTCGGGCACCGCGACCTCGATGCTGCCGAACGCCGACTTCGCCTGGTTCCCGCTGGCCAACCCGGGCATCGTGTCGATCCCGCTGGCGTTCGTCCTCGGCATCGTCGGCACGCTGACGTCGCCGGACCGCGGCGATCCCGACATCAACGCCGAGTTCGAGGTGCGGTCGCTGACCGGTGTGGGCGCGGAGAAGGCGGTCGCCCACTGA